A part of Ursus arctos isolate Adak ecotype North America chromosome X, UrsArc2.0, whole genome shotgun sequence genomic DNA contains:
- the SNX12 gene encoding sorting nexin-12 isoform X1, whose protein sequence is MSDTAVADTRRLNSKPQDLTDAYGPPSNFLEIDIFNPQTVGVGRARFTTYEVRMRTNLPIFKLKESCVRRRYSDFEWLKNELERDSKIVVPPLPGKALKRQLPFRGDEGIFEESFIEERRQGLEQFINKIAGHPLAQNERCLHMFLQEEAIDRNYVPGKVRQ, encoded by the exons ATGTCGGACACGGCAGTGGCTGACACTCGGCGCCTTAACTCGAAGCCGCAGGACCTGACTGACGCTTACGGGCCGCCAAGTAACTTCCTGGAGATCGACATCTTTAATCCACAGACGGTGGGCGTGGGCCGCGCGCGCTTCACCACCTATGAGGTTCGCATGCGG ACAAACCTACCTATCTTCAAGCTGAAGGAGTCCTGTGTACGGCGGCGCTACAGTGACTTTGAGTGGCTAAAAAATGAGCTGGAGAGAGATAGTAAG ATTGTAGTACCACCACTGCCTGGGAAAGCCTTGAAGCGTCAGCTCCCTTTTCGAGGAGATGAAGGGATCTTTGAGGAGTCCTTCATTGAAGAAAGGAGGCAGGGCCTCGAACAGTTTATTAACAA AATTGCTGGGCACCCACTGGCTCAGAACGAACGCTGCCTACACATGTTCCTGCAGGAGGAGGCAATTGACAGGAACTACGTCCCTGGGAAGGTGCGCCAGTAG
- the SNX12 gene encoding sorting nexin-12 isoform X2: protein MSDTAVADTRRLNSKPQDLTDAYGPPSNFLEIDIFNPQTVGVGRARFTTYETNLPIFKLKESCVRRRYSDFEWLKNELERDSKIVVPPLPGKALKRQLPFRGDEGIFEESFIEERRQGLEQFINKIAGHPLAQNERCLHMFLQEEAIDRNYVPGKVRQ, encoded by the exons ATGTCGGACACGGCAGTGGCTGACACTCGGCGCCTTAACTCGAAGCCGCAGGACCTGACTGACGCTTACGGGCCGCCAAGTAACTTCCTGGAGATCGACATCTTTAATCCACAGACGGTGGGCGTGGGCCGCGCGCGCTTCACCACCTATGAG ACAAACCTACCTATCTTCAAGCTGAAGGAGTCCTGTGTACGGCGGCGCTACAGTGACTTTGAGTGGCTAAAAAATGAGCTGGAGAGAGATAGTAAG ATTGTAGTACCACCACTGCCTGGGAAAGCCTTGAAGCGTCAGCTCCCTTTTCGAGGAGATGAAGGGATCTTTGAGGAGTCCTTCATTGAAGAAAGGAGGCAGGGCCTCGAACAGTTTATTAACAA AATTGCTGGGCACCCACTGGCTCAGAACGAACGCTGCCTACACATGTTCCTGCAGGAGGAGGCAATTGACAGGAACTACGTCCCTGGGAAGGTGCGCCAGTAG